A window from Populus trichocarpa isolate Nisqually-1 chromosome 3, P.trichocarpa_v4.1, whole genome shotgun sequence encodes these proteins:
- the LOC7465848 gene encoding RNA-binding NOB1-like protein codes for MENPSPAPPSTTQCWSNIVKNHQPSPPPAPSQQQQDQLYVESCKSTHGISVAVIDANAIIQGGEKLNNFADKFVTVPEVLAEIRDPVSRHRLAFIPFSIDCREPSPDSLNKVIKFARATGDLQTLSDVDLKLIALTYTLETQLHGTKHIRDAPPPVHTVNVKRLPEKDMPGWGSNVPNLEEWEALEQETGDGIDPSSKILPLKDISLNVMPADDQSEDGSTGIGGEANSENFEDVEHGSRKPRRFPPKKKDINLEGKKMVAGGIDASQGQFDDNAGDWMPAVSRSTHRRYLRRKGRREFNEALLEKDSQQDLEKSMDDSTIEVASVPDQVLHQSLISEESMLTEVKNCDGDVSLILKQMRLEEGSLEAAQGEKGENSTSAETEINDSRDMEASLDHIENIDVETRRVDIASAESDHLEISSQIHESVDASYSDGNDSEQSWMVRSLSESSVACVTSDFAMQNVLLQMGLRLLAPGGNQIRQLHRWILKCHACYTVTAEIGRIFCPKCGNGGTLRKVAVTVGENGIVLADHRPRITLRGTKFSLPSPQGGRDAITKNLILREDQLPQKFLYPKTKKKVNKEGDDIFSVRDDIFGHHNDKKTPFRPPIRQALAVFSGKRNPNDNHYARPKH; via the exons ATGGAGAATCCCTCACCCGCACCTCCATCAACTACTCAATGCTGGAGTAACATAGTAAAGAACCACCAACCATCACCACCGCCAGCACCATCACAGCAACAGCAAGACCAGTTGTATGTGGAGAGTTGCAAGTCGACACACGGCATATCAGTGGCGGTTATTGATGCAAACGCCATCATACAGGGCGGAGAGAAGCTCAACAACTTCGCCGACAAGTTCGTCACCGTCCCTGAAGTCCTCGCTGAGATTCGCGATCCTGTTTCTCGCCATCGACTTGCTTTCATTCCTTTCTCAATTGATTGCAGGGAACCCTCCCCTGATTCCCTcaataaag TTATCAAGTTTGCGAGAGCAACAGGAGATTTACAGACCCTATCTGATGTTGATCTTAAACTCATTGCATTGACATATACATTGGAGACACAACTTCACGGGACTAAACATATTAGGGATGCGCCACCCCCTGTCCATACAGTCAATGTGAAGAGGCTGCCCGAAAAGGACATGCCAGGGTGGGGTTCTAATGTTCCTAATTTGGAAGAATGGGAAGCTTTGGAACAAGAAACTGGAGATGGGATAGATCCCAGCTCGAAAATTCTTCCTTTAAAAGACATAAGCTTGAACGTTATGCCTGCTGATGACCAATCTGAAGATGGTTCGACGGGGATTGGAGGGGAAGCAAATTCTGAGAATTTTGAAGATGTTGAACATGGTTCGAGGAAGCCCAGGAGATTTCCACCCaagaaaaaagacataaatCTTGAAGGGAAAAAGATGGTTGCTGGCGGAATTGATGCATCGCAGGGACAATTTGATGATAATGCTGGTGATTGGATGCCTGCTGTTAGTCGAAGTACTCATAGAAGATATCTTAGAAGAAAAGGTAGGCGTGAATTTAATGAAGCATTATTAGAGAAAGATAGCCAGCAAGATCTAGAGAAAAGTATGGATGACAGCACTATTGAGGTAGCTAGTGTCCCAGATCAAGTGTTACATCAAAGTTTGATATCTGAGGAGAGTATGTTGACAGAGGTGAAGAACTGTGATGGTGATGTTTCcttgattttaaaacaaatgagACTGGAAGAAGGTTCACTGGAGGCTGCTCAAGGTGAGAAAGGAGAGAACAGTACCTCTGCAGAGACAGAGATTAACGATTCTAGGGACATGGAAGCTTCCTTAGATCACATTGAAAACATTGATGTTGAGACGAGAAGAGTTGATATTGCCAGTGCAGAATCAGATCACTTGGAGATCTCAAGCCAGATTCACGAAAGTGTTGATGCATCATATTCAGATGGTAATGATAGCGAGCAAAGCTGGATGGTCAGATCCTTATCTGAGTCTAGTGTAGCTTGTGTAACTAGTGACTTTGCAATGCAGAATGTACTTCTGCAAATGGGCTTACGACTGCTGGCACCTGGAGGAAATCAAATCCGCCAGCTGCATAG GTGGATACTGAAATGCCATGCCTGCTATACTGTCACAGCTGAAATTGGGAGGATATTTTGTCCTAAGTGTGGAAATGGCGGCACTTTAAGAAAGGTTGCTGTAACAGTTGGTGAGAATGGAATTGTTTTGGCTGATCATAGGCCACGGATTACTCTGCGTGGTACAAAA TTTTCACTGCCTTCACCACAAGGTGGGAGGGATGCCATCACTAAGAATCTCATTCTGCGCGAGGATCAGCTACCACAAAAGTTCCTCTACCCTAAGACGAAGAAGAAAGTGAATAAGGAG GGAGATGACATCTTCTCGGTTCGGGATGACATCTTTGGCCAccataatgataaaaaaactcctTTCCGGCCTCCCATAAGGCAAGCATTAGCAGTTTTTAGTGGGAAAAGGAATCCAAATGACAATCACTATGCTCGTCCTAAGCACTGA
- the LOC7465849 gene encoding probable LRR receptor-like serine/threonine-protein kinase At1g63430, protein MSSSGSLFFSSNKERGVEISCRVQMRSYASLQLLSFVSLVLVVTCDSFVREEVWALTTFKEAIYEDPHMVLSNWNALDADPCGWSGISCSSARDHVVKINITGYSLRGFLAPELGRIKFLQQLILHGNNLIGVIPKELGMLKYLQVLDLGANQLTGPIPPEIANLTSVRKINLQSNGLTGSLPPELGNLKYLQELWLDRNRLQGSVPASSGSDFTSSVYGIYASNTNLTGLCRASGLKVADFSYNFFTGSIPKCLGYLPSTSFQGNCLQNKDPRQRSSSLCDRAPHARTHQTRSPKHQPAEDVSKQHQRASKPAWLLALEIVTGTMVGCLFLIAFLTALQRCNNKSSLIIPLKKLSSQKDHVTVYIDSEMLKDVVRFSRQELEVACEDFSNIIGSSPDSLVYKGIMKGGPEIAVISLCIKEQQWTGYLELYFQREVADLARLNNENAGKLLGYCKESTPFTRMLVIEYASNGTLYEHLHYGDGCQLSWTRRMKIVTGVARGLKYLHTELEPPFTISELNSSSVYLTEEFSPKLVDFESWKSILARSEKNSGSIGSQGAICVLPHSLEGRHLDVQGNIYAFGVLLLEIISGRPPYCKDKGRLVDWAKDFLELPEAMAYVVDPELKHFRFEDLKVICEVVKLCIHPDPTKQPSMQELSAILESGIDTTISADLKASSLAWAELALAS, encoded by the exons ATGAGTTCTTCtgggtctttgtttttttcttccaacaaaGAGAGAGGAGTAGAGATTTCTTGCAGAGTACAAATGAGATCATATGCTTCCcttcagcttctttcttttgtttctctagTTCTTGTCGTAACCTGTGACTCCTTTGTCAGAGAAGAAG TTTGGGCACTTACAACATTCAAGGAAGCTATATACGAAGACCCACATATGGTTTTGTCCAATTGGAATGCCTTAGATGCAGATCCTTGTGGTTGGTCTGGCATTTCCTGCTCTTCTGCTCGAGACCATGTTGTAAAGAT AAACATAACTGGGTACTCTTTAAGGGGATTTCTTGCCCCAGAATTGGGTCGGATCAAATTTTTGCAACAACt AATCTTGCACGGTAATAATCTGATTGGGGTTATACCAAAAGAATTGGGAATGTTGAAATACCTCCAGGTCTTGGATTTGGGAGCAAATCAATTAACGGGTCCTATTCCTCCAGAGATTGCAAATCTAACCAGTGTCAGGAAAAT AAACCTTCAGTCCAATGGGTTAACAGGAAGCTTGCCTCCTGAACTTGGCAATTTGAAGTACCTTCAAGAACTTTGGTTGGATAGGAATAGGCTTCAAGGATCTGTTCCTGCTAGCAGTGGCTCAGATTTCACGTCTAGTGTGTATGGAAT CTATGCTTCAAACACAAACTTAACTGGCCTGTGTCGAGCATCTGGATTAAAAGTGGCTGATTTCTCATACAATTTCTTTACTGGGAGCATTCCCAAGTGCTTGGGGTATCTTCCAAG CACGAGCTTCCAAGGGAACTGCCTTCAGAACAAAGATCCAAGACAGcgttcttcttctctttgtg ATCGTGCTCCACATGCCAGAACCCATCAAACAAGAAGCCCCAAGCACCAGCCTGCTGAAGATGTATCCAAGCAGCACCAGAGGGCATCAAAACCTGCCTGGCTTTTGGCTCTGGAAATAGTGACAGGAACCATGGTGGGCTGTCTCTTTCTAATTGCCTTCCTAACTGCTCTTCAGAGATGCAATAACAAATCTTCTCTCATAATCCCTTTGAAGAAATTATCGAGTCAGAAGGACCATGTGACTGTATACATAG ATTCTGAGATGTTGAAAGATGTAGTGAGATTCAGCAGGCAGGAGCTTGAAGTGGCCTGTGAAGACTTCAGTAACATCATTGGCTCTTCTCCAGATAGTTTGGTTTACAAGGGCATCATGAAAGGTGGGCCTGAGATTGCAGTCATATCTCTCTGCATCAAAGAACAACAATGGACAGGCTATCTTGAACTCTATTTCCAAAGAGAG GTGGCAGATTTGGCAAGATTAAATAACGAGAATGCAGGAAAGTTACTGGGCTATTGTAAAGAGAGCACTCCGTTTACAAGGATGTTAGTTATTGAATATGCATCGAATGGGACCCTGTATGAGCACCTTCACT ATGGAGATGGATGCCAATTATCTTGGACACGCCGGATGAAAATTGTCACAGGCGTTGCTCGTGGATTGAAGTACCTTCATACTGAACTTGAGCCACCATTTACTATATCCGAGTTAAATTCCAGTTCCGTATATCTCACAGAGGAATTTTCCCCAAAG TTGGTTGATTTTGAAAGTTGGAAGAGTATTCTTGCAAGATCAGAGAAGAACTCAGGCTCCATAGGCAGCCAAGGTGCTATCTGTGTGCTTCCACATTCTCTGGAGGGACGCCATCTTGATGTCCAAGGGAACATTTATGCTTTTGGTGTTCTTTTACTGGAAATAATCAGTGGAAGACCTCCATACTGCAAGGACAAGGGGCGCTTGGTAGATTGG GCCAAGGACTTCTTAGAACTGCCAGAAGCAATGGCTTATGTGGTGGATCCCGAGTTGAAGCATTTCAGATTCGAAGACCTCAAAGTTATATGTGAAGTGGTAAAACTTTGCATCCATCCAGACCCCACCAAGCAGCCTTCCATGCAGGAGTTAAGTGCCATTCTAGAGAGCGGAATTGATACAACTATATCTGCTGACCTCAAGGCATCTTCTTTGGCATGGGCAGAGCTTGCGCTGGCATCATAA
- the LOC7458164 gene encoding uncharacterized protein LOC7458164, with protein MQVWIRPQMKKGLATIRTLLFLLVLFIAVIIYSLWIDASKFSGQNLTNVIISQKHQTLMIITRKPEYFPLNCIITNQTQTCPTNYPKTSKTKDQEDTSSKPECPNYFRWIHEDLRPWNATGISRDMLERAKTTAHFRLIIVKGKAYLEKYKKSIQTRDAFTIWGILQLLRRYPGKIPDLELMFDCDDLPVIQSSDYRGPNKTGPPPLFRYCGDKWTEDIVFPDWSFWGWAEINIKPWDKLLIDLKEGNNRSRWIDREPYAYWKGNPFVAETRKDLLTCNVSDQQDWNARLFIQDWILESQQEFKQSNVANQCTHRYKIYIEGYAWSVSEKYILACDSVTLLVKPHYYDFFTRSLKPVEHYWPIREDDKCKSIKFAVDWGNKHKQKAQAIGKAASDFIQEGLKMDYVYDYMFHLLNEYAKLLRFTPQVPEGAAELCSEIMACSADGFEREFMMESLVKGPSTTSPCTMPPPYKPLVLGAFYRKQLNAARQVEKWENGYWESLNKKQ; from the exons ATGCAAGTTTGGATAAGGCCCCAAATGAAGAAGGGGCTAGCCACTATTAGGACTCTCCTCTTCTTACTAGTCCTCTTCATTGCCGTCATCATATACTCTTTATGGATCGATGCT TCTAAGTTTTCTGGTCAAAATCTAACAAATGTAATAATCTCTCAAAAACACCAAACCCTGATGATCATCACTAGAAAACCCGAATATTTCCCCCTAAACTGCATCATCACAAACCAAACACAAACCTGTCCTACGAACTATCCGAAAACATCCAAAACAAAAGATCAAGAAGACACATCATCTAAACCAGAATGTCCAAACTACTTTCGATGGATTCACGAAGATTTAAGGCCTTGGAATGCGACAGGAATCAGCAGAGACATGTTGGAGAGAGCCAAAACAACAGCACATTTCCGTCTAATAATTGTCAAGGGCAAAGCATACCTTGAGAAGTACAAAAAGTCTATACAAACAAGAGACGCATTCACTATATGGGGCATTTTGCAACTCCTGAGGAGGTATCCAGGTAAGATACCAGACTTGGAGCTGATGTTCGACTGTGATGATCTGCCAGTCATCCAATCAAGTGATTATCGTGGACCGAACAAGACAGGCCCACCACCGTTGTTTCGGTACTGTGGCGACAAGTGGACCGAGGACATTGTGTTCCCTGATTGGTCCTTCTGGGGATG GGCTGAGATTAATATAAAGCCATGGGATAAATTGCTGATAGACCTAAAAGAAGGCAACAATAGGAGCAGATGGATAGATAGAGAACCGTATGCCTACTGGAAGGGAAACCCCTTTGTTGCTGAAACCAGGAAGGACCTCCTTACTTGTAATGTCTCCGACCAACAAGACTGGAATGCTCGCCTGTTCATCCAG GACTGGATCCTTGAATCCCAGCAAGAATTCAAGCAATCAAACGTGGCAAACCAATGCACACACAg GTACAAAATCTATATCGAAGGATATGCATGGTCTGTAAGTGAGAAATACATTCTAGCATGTGATTCTGTTACGTTGCTTGTAAAACCCCATTACTACGATTTCTTCACAAGAAGTCTGAAACCTGTGGAGCACTATTGGCCTATTCGTGAAGATGACAAATGCAAGTCCATTAAATTTGCTGTAGATTGGGGcaataaacacaaacaaaag GCACAAGCAATTGGGAAAGCAGCAAGTGATTTCATTCAAGAAGGGTTAAAAATGGACTACGTATATGACTACATGTTTCATCTCCTAAATGAGTATGCCAAGCTTCTGAGATTTACGCCACAAGTGCCCGAAGGAGCTGCTGAATTGTGCTCGGAAATTATGGCCTGCTCTGCTGATGGGTTCGAGAGAGAATTCATGATGGAATCATTGGTAAAGGGTCCTTCTACTACAAGTCCATGCACCATGCCTCCTCCTTACAAACCCCTAGTCCTAGGAGCCTTTTACAGGAAACAATTGAATGCAGCGAGGCAGGTGGAGAAATGGGAAAATGGATATTGGGAGAGTTTGAACAAGAAGCAATAG
- the LOC7465850 gene encoding protein LURP-one-related 4 has protein sequence MAKVFPHSQRPVLDPFVSLEKETFTIWMKSLVCQTNGCTVFDSNGDIVYRIDNYDKKCSSKVYLMDLRGRVLVTIIRRKRLLQIVGCWYGYRWNPDANEEKPWFQVKTYGRLICMGSFACQVTVGFDKYWVVKLGSKQAFRIVNIDREVIAEVKQKQLSSGISLGDDVLTLVVEPHIDHSLIMAIVTVYGLINYKL, from the exons ATGGCTAAAGTGTTTCCTCACAGTCAGAGACCTGTGTTAGACCCTTTCGTGtctttagaaaaagaaacattcaCTATATGGATGAAATCACTTGTGTGCCAAACTAATGGCTGCACCGTCTTTGATTCCAATGGAGACATTGTTTATCGCATCGACAACTATGACAAGAAGTGCAGCAGTAAGGTCTATCTTATGGATCTTCGAGGCAGAGTTCTTGTTACAATTATACGAAGAAAG AGGTTATTACAGATTGTAGGGTGCTGGTATGGTTATAGATGGAATCCTGATGCCAACGAGGAGAAGCCATGGTTTCAAGTGAAAACATATGGCAGACTTATCTGTATGGGAAGCTTTGCCTGTCAAGTTACTGTAGGGTTTGACAAGTATTGGGTGGTGAAATTGGGCAGCAAACAGGCATTTAGAATCGTGAACATTGATAGAGAGGTTATTGCAGAG GtgaagcaaaaacaattatctTCAGGAATCTCACTGGGGGATGATGTGCTAACTTTGGTTGTGGAGCCTCACATAGATCATTCCCTGATAATGGCAATTGTGACTGTCTATGGGTTGATCAATTATAAACTGTAG